One Tolypothrix bouteillei VB521301 DNA window includes the following coding sequences:
- a CDS encoding response regulator, with protein MANLKPFTILLVENHLPELRLIQRIITKARLPISLQFVENGLSALTYLSEIGLYSHRDCCPVPHLIVLADLILPDINGIELITWIEKQSHLKDIPVIATISSASPNEIAELDRMEIQHFAKPTSINDWQKLIKRIMSLVSTTRVETRVA; from the coding sequence ATGGCTAACTTAAAACCATTTACTATTTTGCTGGTAGAAAACCATTTACCTGAACTGCGGCTAATCCAGCGTATTATAACCAAAGCCCGTTTACCTATTTCGTTACAATTTGTAGAAAATGGATTGAGTGCTTTAACTTACTTATCAGAAATCGGGTTATACAGTCATCGCGATTGTTGTCCCGTACCACATCTCATAGTGCTAGCAGATCTCATTCTGCCAGATATTAACGGGATTGAATTAATAACTTGGATCGAGAAACAATCTCATCTCAAAGATATACCAGTCATCGCCACAATTAGTTCTGCTAGTCCTAATGAAATTGCTGAGTTGGATAGGATGGAGATTCAGCACTTTGCCAAACCTACATCAATTAATGATTGGCAAAAACTTATCAAGAGAATAATGTCTTTAGTCTCTACTACTAGAGTAGAGACAAGAGTCGCCTGA
- a CDS encoding RNA-guided endonuclease InsQ/TnpB family protein, protein MKARYQFRFYPTDQQQQLLAQLFGCVRVVWNDALAICKQSEKLPSNNDLQKLVITQAKKTEKRSWLSDVSNIPLQQSVADLGVAYKNFFDSLKGKRKGKKVGSPKFKKKTARQSARFRIGGFSIKGDKVYLAKIGNIKPILSRNLPSTPSSVTVIKDCANRYFLSFVVEVEPVQSDAKNQSIGIDLGIKTFAVMSNGEKAISPDYSKKDRKIRNLQRQLARQQKGSKRRERTRLRIAKKHNKQADTRQDFLHKLSTKVVSENQTIILEDLNVSGMVKNRQLARVISLQGWREFRVFCEAKAEKLNRDFRVINRWEPTSQTCSCCGYRWGKIDLSVRSVLCLSCRTEQDRDENAAKNIEMVGMGHRHDLKRTGSDCQTTSVAICCEPSRITDPLGR, encoded by the coding sequence GTGAAAGCCAGATACCAGTTCCGATTCTACCCGACAGACCAACAGCAACAGCTTTTAGCTCAGTTGTTTGGTTGTGTTCGTGTGGTTTGGAACGATGCTCTTGCTATCTGTAAGCAGTCTGAAAAGCTACCGAGTAACAACGACTTGCAAAAGTTAGTGATTACGCAAGCCAAAAAAACTGAGAAGCGGTCATGGTTGTCTGATGTTTCTAATATTCCATTGCAGCAATCTGTAGCTGATTTAGGAGTCGCCTACAAAAACTTTTTTGATTCACTTAAAGGTAAGCGGAAAGGTAAAAAAGTTGGCAGTCCTAAATTCAAAAAGAAGACTGCACGACAATCAGCACGATTTAGAATTGGTGGTTTTTCTATCAAAGGAGATAAAGTATATTTAGCCAAAATTGGTAATATTAAGCCTATTTTGTCTAGAAATTTACCCTCAACTCCATCAAGTGTAACAGTCATTAAAGATTGTGCAAATCGTTATTTTCTCAGCTTTGTTGTAGAGGTGGAACCTGTTCAATCCGATGCCAAAAACCAAAGTATTGGTATTGATTTGGGAATTAAAACCTTTGCAGTTATGAGCAATGGAGAGAAAGCAATAAGTCCCGATTACTCAAAGAAAGACCGCAAAATTCGCAATCTACAACGTCAGCTAGCAAGACAACAAAAAGGTTCTAAACGTCGTGAGCGTACCCGTCTAAGAATTGCCAAAAAACACAACAAACAAGCAGATACTCGCCAAGATTTCCTACACAAGCTATCAACCAAAGTGGTTAGTGAAAACCAAACTATTATTTTGGAAGATTTGAATGTGTCAGGGATGGTTAAAAATCGCCAGTTAGCAAGAGTGATTAGTTTACAGGGATGGAGAGAATTTCGGGTATTTTGTGAAGCTAAGGCTGAAAAACTTAACCGAGACTTCAGAGTAATTAATAGATGGGAGCCTACTAGTCAAACTTGCTCTTGCTGTGGGTATCGTTGGGGCAAAATTGATTTGTCTGTTCGCTCAGTACTTTGTTTAAGTTGTCGTACTGAGCAGGATAGAGATGAGAATGCAGCTAAAAATATAGAAATGGTCGGCATGGGGCATCGGCACGACCTTAAACGGACGGGGAGTGATTGTCAGACTACTTCGGTAGCTATTTGCTGTGAGCCGTCAAGAATCACCGACCCTTTAGGGCGGTGA
- a CDS encoding DUF1772 domain-containing protein codes for MLVNALLILSLLSAGVVYGVDVFFAVIGRPALAASHDGAIANVIGNLHKIADTRMPVFGILGMLATLSFAIVTKIGTSPSSLALIALAGLLIQLSLYLTVAKPVNQKMKEALELGKVPEDIRALQNRWDSAIVGRALAMTLAIGCLSLAGVLI; via the coding sequence ATGTTGGTTAATGCATTATTGATATTGAGCCTTCTGTCAGCTGGTGTAGTTTATGGAGTTGATGTTTTCTTTGCGGTGATAGGTCGTCCTGCTTTAGCAGCAAGTCACGATGGTGCGATCGCAAATGTTATAGGAAATTTGCATAAAATAGCAGATACTCGAATGCCCGTGTTCGGCATACTTGGAATGCTAGCGACCCTCAGCTTTGCAATTGTTACCAAGATTGGGACAAGTCCAAGCTCGCTAGCGTTGATTGCATTAGCCGGATTATTGATTCAATTGAGCTTGTATTTAACTGTGGCTAAGCCCGTCAACCAAAAAATGAAGGAAGCTTTAGAGTTGGGGAAGGTTCCGGAAGATATTCGCGCCCTCCAAAACCGATGGGACAGCGCGATCGTGGGACGGGCGTTAGCCATGACTTTAGCAATCGGGTGTTTGAGCCTAGCAGGAGTTCTCATTTAG
- a CDS encoding SDR family oxidoreductase: MNVLVTGGTGYIGSAIVNALQSAGHEVTGLVRSNASAQKLESLGVRHLYGDLMQPETLVQAARQVDAVIHAASTGDEQMASTEQLAVETFLKALDGTGKTFIYTTGTWLLGNTGDRIANEETPLNPTPLIAWRSQLESRVLAARENQIRTIVIRPALVYGRGGGIVAMLVQAGRQYGVVQFVGTGENRWTLVHVDDLARCYVLALEKATAGSLFIAADDQVMTLREIAEAASYAAGIPGQIQSWVLEEARNAMGTFADALALDQWVSGAKARNLLGWKPQTQSLLDELKGGSYVG, from the coding sequence ATGAATGTTTTAGTTACGGGAGGAACGGGATACATTGGCAGTGCGATTGTAAATGCCCTGCAATCGGCTGGACATGAAGTGACTGGTCTAGTGCGCTCAAATGCTTCTGCTCAAAAGCTAGAGTCTCTTGGAGTTCGACATCTGTATGGAGATTTGATGCAACCTGAAACTTTAGTTCAAGCAGCCAGACAGGTGGATGCGGTCATTCATGCAGCATCTACAGGCGACGAGCAGATGGCAAGCACCGAACAATTGGCTGTAGAAACGTTTCTCAAAGCCCTAGATGGGACAGGCAAAACGTTCATTTACACAACAGGTACTTGGTTGTTGGGCAACACGGGCGATCGCATTGCCAATGAAGAGACTCCCCTCAATCCAACTCCTCTGATTGCCTGGAGATCCCAGCTTGAGTCACGGGTTTTAGCAGCACGAGAAAATCAAATTCGCACCATCGTGATTCGACCAGCGCTAGTTTACGGTCGAGGAGGAGGGATTGTAGCAATGCTAGTGCAAGCAGGTCGTCAGTATGGCGTCGTGCAATTTGTGGGTACAGGAGAAAATCGCTGGACGCTCGTGCATGTAGATGATTTAGCACGTTGTTATGTTCTAGCACTGGAGAAAGCAACAGCAGGGTCATTATTTATTGCAGCCGATGACCAGGTTATGACATTACGGGAGATTGCTGAAGCCGCAAGTTACGCAGCTGGAATACCGGGTCAAATTCAATCGTGGGTATTGGAAGAAGCTCGAAATGCAATGGGTACCTTTGCTGATGCGCTTGCTCTAGATCAATGGGTTAGTGGCGCTAAGGCTAGAAACCTTTTGGGTTGGAAACCCCAAACTCAATCATTACTGGATGAATTGAAAGGAGGATCTTATGTTGGTTAA
- a CDS encoding TetR/AcrR family transcriptional regulator, with the protein MSKKTASKTANNRSLIVCAAYKLLAREGYDAATMKEIANAAGVAPGLIHYYFSSKDQLLQEVLYAAGEQYVKEVERWCNTLSPEQLLEKTFTEPKQRVVDEPEWFRLRCELFTLGLRNVNFHDAVRVMLSTGRQCITRLVRQIAGDAIANPEAMASVLLAAFDGLALQKLADPDFDLESAYRALFEMFASQLRKD; encoded by the coding sequence GTGAGCAAAAAAACTGCTTCAAAGACTGCAAATAATCGTTCGCTTATTGTCTGTGCAGCCTACAAGCTTCTAGCACGGGAAGGATACGACGCTGCAACAATGAAAGAAATTGCAAATGCAGCGGGGGTTGCTCCTGGCTTGATTCACTACTACTTCAGTAGTAAGGATCAACTGTTGCAGGAAGTGCTGTATGCAGCGGGAGAACAATACGTGAAGGAGGTTGAACGGTGGTGTAATACGCTATCTCCGGAGCAATTGCTGGAGAAGACGTTTACCGAGCCAAAGCAACGAGTGGTTGATGAACCAGAATGGTTTCGGTTGCGGTGCGAGCTTTTTACTTTAGGGCTACGCAACGTTAACTTTCATGACGCAGTTCGGGTCATGCTCTCAACAGGGAGACAGTGCATTACTCGTCTGGTGCGCCAGATTGCGGGAGATGCGATCGCCAATCCAGAGGCAATGGCATCTGTTTTACTGGCAGCATTTGATGGACTTGCTCTACAAAAATTGGCAGATCCAGATTTCGATTTAGAGAGTGCCTACCGGGCTCTATTCGAGATGTTTGCATCGCAATTGAGGAAAGATTAA
- a CDS encoding GUN4 domain-containing protein: MTRVELLSDKDIDYNRLRDLLATFKWKEADEETASAMLKAAGREMQGWLDTEAISKFPCTDLRTINQLWERYSKGHFGFSVQKRIYHEVGGDLENWGKLVGWREGDTWLDYSKLIFDIHAPCGHLPAKFPRFTVGWGWWFGPFMVERITECNL, from the coding sequence ATGACCAGAGTTGAACTATTGTCTGATAAGGATATTGACTATAATAGGCTGCGCGATCTGCTAGCAACGTTCAAATGGAAAGAAGCTGATGAAGAAACAGCGTCTGCAATGTTAAAGGCGGCTGGTAGGGAGATGCAAGGCTGGTTAGATACTGAAGCAATTAGTAAATTTCCTTGTACTGATTTAAGAACAATCAATCAACTCTGGGAGCGCTATTCAAAGGGACATTTTGGTTTTAGCGTGCAGAAACGAATTTACCATGAGGTAGGAGGAGATTTAGAGAACTGGGGTAAGCTCGTCGGATGGCGTGAAGGAGATACCTGGTTAGATTATTCAAAGTTGATTTTTGATATCCATGCGCCTTGCGGTCACCTACCTGCGAAGTTTCCACGCTTTACAGTTGGTTGGGGATGGTGGTTTGGTCCTTTTATGGTTGAAAGAATCACCGAGTGTAATTTGTAA
- the glcD gene encoding glycolate oxidase subunit GlcD, translating to MLTQDKQQRNWKPIIKQFEAVLGKNGVVQRREELITYECDGLTSYRQRPAIVVLPRTTEQVAEVVKICDRNSIPFIARGSGTGLSGGALPVEDCVLIVTSLMRQILNIDLENQRVVVQPGVINNWVTQAVSGAGFYYAPDPSSQIICSIGGNVAENSGGVHCLKYGVTTNHVLGLKIVTPEGSIVDLGGQIPEMPGYDLTGIFVGSEGTLGIATEITLRILKSAESICVLLADYTSIEAAGASVSDIISAGIIPGGMEIMDNLSINAVEDVVATNCYPRDAAAILIVEIDGLAVEVAENKQRIAEICKNNGARNIASASDPEQRLKLWKGRKAAFAAAGHLSPDYYVQDGVIPRTQLPYVLGEIEALSQKYGYRIANVFHAGDGNLHPLILFDNSIPGELEKVEEVGGKILKLCVQVGGSISGEHGIGAEKRCYMPEMFTEVDLETMQWVRQTFNPKGLANPGKIFPTPRTCGEAANAMGDLAKKFEGVERF from the coding sequence ATGCTCACTCAAGACAAACAACAACGCAACTGGAAACCCATCATCAAGCAGTTTGAAGCAGTACTCGGCAAAAATGGCGTGGTGCAACGTCGTGAAGAACTGATTACTTATGAATGTGATGGGCTCACGAGCTACCGCCAACGCCCTGCTATTGTAGTACTGCCAAGAACAACAGAACAAGTGGCAGAGGTTGTGAAGATATGCGATCGCAATTCCATCCCGTTCATTGCTAGAGGTTCCGGTACTGGCTTATCTGGCGGTGCATTACCTGTTGAAGATTGCGTGTTAATTGTTACTTCTTTAATGCGGCAAATTCTTAATATTGATTTAGAAAATCAACGTGTAGTCGTACAGCCAGGAGTCATTAACAATTGGGTGACGCAAGCAGTGAGTGGTGCTGGTTTTTACTACGCCCCCGATCCCTCCAGTCAAATTATTTGTTCGATAGGTGGGAACGTAGCAGAAAATTCTGGAGGAGTGCATTGTCTGAAGTACGGTGTCACCACCAACCACGTTTTGGGGTTAAAAATCGTCACTCCTGAAGGTTCAATTGTGGATTTGGGAGGGCAAATACCCGAAATGCCCGGTTACGATTTGACAGGGATCTTTGTTGGTTCTGAGGGAACTCTTGGAATCGCCACGGAAATTACTTTGCGAATTCTCAAAAGCGCAGAATCCATTTGCGTACTTCTTGCAGATTACACGAGTATAGAAGCAGCTGGGGCTAGCGTTTCCGATATCATCAGTGCGGGGATCATTCCTGGTGGTATGGAAATTATGGACAATCTTAGTATTAACGCAGTTGAAGATGTTGTAGCAACCAATTGTTACCCCCGTGATGCTGCGGCTATTTTAATTGTTGAAATTGATGGTTTGGCTGTAGAAGTTGCAGAAAACAAACAGCGAATAGCAGAAATTTGTAAAAATAATGGTGCGCGGAACATTGCGAGCGCGAGCGATCCAGAACAACGCTTAAAATTGTGGAAAGGACGAAAAGCAGCTTTTGCAGCAGCAGGGCATTTAAGCCCTGATTATTACGTCCAAGATGGAGTGATTCCCCGGACTCAGTTACCCTATGTGCTGGGAGAAATAGAAGCATTAAGTCAAAAGTACGGTTATCGCATTGCCAATGTTTTTCATGCTGGCGATGGCAATCTTCATCCACTGATTTTGTTTGATAACTCAATTCCTGGTGAGTTAGAAAAGGTAGAAGAAGTTGGAGGAAAAATTCTTAAACTTTGCGTTCAAGTCGGTGGCAGTATTTCTGGAGAACATGGCATCGGTGCAGAAAAAAGGTGCTATATGCCAGAAATGTTTACTGAAGTTGATTTAGAAACCATGCAATGGGTAAGGCAAACTTTCAATCCTAAAGGTTTAGCAAATCCAGGTAAAATTTTCCCCACACCCCGTACCTGTGGTGAAGCCGCTAATGCTATGGGCGATTTAGCTAAGAAGTTTGAGGGAGTGGAACGGTTTTAG
- a CDS encoding glycoside hydrolase family 10 protein — MYRFIHQKFNYFIVLGLILSLFLFSSPSTSVSSQNESYSQQQEIRGVWLTNVSSGVLFVPWGINRALNQLSSLKFNTIYPVVWNRGHTFYKSQLLKKEIGQETQPLLGIIHGGRDILATIAQLASQKKLRVIPWFEYGLMLPSQSELARQHPDWLTTQLSGAELLDDTLHNVGTSQSQPSFWQKLISTSTIRKQVWLNPLHPEVKEFIKGLILEVVTNYDIDGIQLDDHFGMPVKLGYDAFTIALYQQEHQGKKPPSDPFDSEWMRWRSDRITVFMQEIVSAVRNVKPNMKISLSPNSHRFSYKYYLQDWNTWVKTGLVDELVLQVYRNDKNSFLAELSQPEVQNARLTIPVSVGILTGIWNNPVNIQQITEQVKVVREQNFNGVSFFYWESLWSYLTPDSPRQRRKAFLECFQR; from the coding sequence ATGTACCGTTTTATTCACCAAAAGTTCAATTATTTTATTGTTTTAGGGTTAATCCTGAGTTTATTTCTATTTTCTTCACCTTCTACCTCAGTTTCTTCTCAAAATGAAAGTTATTCACAGCAACAAGAAATTAGAGGTGTTTGGTTAACTAATGTGAGTAGCGGTGTCTTGTTTGTTCCTTGGGGTATTAATCGTGCTTTAAACCAACTTTCATCTCTCAAATTTAACACGATTTATCCTGTTGTTTGGAATAGGGGGCACACTTTTTATAAAAGTCAACTTCTTAAAAAAGAGATAGGACAAGAAACTCAACCTTTACTGGGGATAATACACGGTGGTAGAGATATTTTAGCAACAATCGCACAGCTTGCCTCTCAAAAAAAGTTACGTGTCATTCCCTGGTTTGAGTACGGGTTGATGTTACCTTCTCAATCAGAATTAGCAAGACAGCATCCTGATTGGCTAACAACTCAACTCTCCGGTGCTGAATTGCTAGATGACACTCTTCATAATGTTGGAACAAGTCAATCACAACCATCTTTTTGGCAAAAGTTAATCAGTACAAGTACAATTAGAAAGCAAGTTTGGTTAAATCCCCTGCATCCAGAAGTAAAAGAGTTTATTAAAGGATTAATTTTAGAAGTCGTTACAAATTATGATATTGATGGAATTCAATTAGATGACCATTTTGGAATGCCAGTCAAGTTAGGTTACGATGCCTTCACGATCGCTCTTTATCAACAAGAACATCAGGGGAAAAAACCACCATCCGATCCTTTTGACTCAGAGTGGATGCGCTGGCGTTCTGACAGGATAACTGTTTTTATGCAAGAAATTGTGAGTGCTGTCAGAAATGTGAAACCTAACATGAAAATATCATTGTCTCCTAACTCACACAGATTTTCGTATAAATACTATTTACAAGATTGGAATACTTGGGTAAAAACAGGTTTGGTAGATGAGTTGGTTTTACAAGTGTATCGCAATGACAAAAACAGTTTTTTAGCTGAGCTCTCACAACCAGAAGTGCAAAATGCTCGCCTCACAATTCCAGTGAGTGTAGGAATATTAACTGGAATTTGGAATAATCCAGTTAATATCCAGCAAATTACAGAACAGGTTAAGGTTGTGAGGGAGCAAAACTTTAATGGTGTTTCCTTTTTTTACTGGGAAAGTTTGTGGAGTTATTTGACTCCCGACTCTCCACGACAGCGCCGCAAAGCTTTTTTGGAATGTTTCCAGCGTTAG
- a CDS encoding GAF domain-containing sensor histidine kinase: protein MSINSSESTVELTQLPPAVRHRVLNPDKKHSNQQFTPRIHDSVVQYQTQRESLLEAIAQRICRSETLNTILNETARDLRRFLGCDRILIYRLESNTSGFIAVEASVTPDSLLGTAIADPCFGEKYAERYKRRGIQVIEDIYAAGLAPCYIDLLNSMEVRANIVVPILFKQQLWGLLTAQQSYRPRQWQQTEIDLLKQATTHLEIAIQQAQLQQQVENLQVQLEVQKQESEKLERLKQEFLRTLSHELKTPITSIHLAIQTIESVLKQEGLLEVEMIPQLLQILQKECRRESKLIDDLLSLTYLEAEIEPLTLILIDLQTWLPAIVEPFQELVCCQQQQLNLNIANDIPILETEIADLERILTELLKNACKFTPAGGTITVSAFKTADTVVLSVSNSGAEITALEQLKIFDPFYRIPNDDPWKYSGTGLGLALVQKLAKHMGAFIDVESTSHQTTFTLRFPY from the coding sequence ATGAGTATCAATTCATCAGAATCAACTGTAGAGTTAACACAACTGCCACCAGCAGTTCGTCATCGAGTCCTAAATCCAGATAAAAAACACAGCAACCAGCAGTTTACACCTAGAATTCACGATTCTGTTGTGCAGTATCAAACTCAAAGGGAGTCCCTACTAGAAGCGATCGCACAACGTATTTGTCGCTCTGAGACTTTGAATACTATTCTCAATGAGACGGCGAGAGATCTCAGACGGTTTTTAGGATGCGATCGCATACTCATTTACCGATTGGAATCAAACACGAGTGGCTTTATAGCCGTAGAAGCAAGTGTCACCCCTGATAGTTTACTGGGAACAGCGATCGCAGATCCTTGCTTTGGGGAAAAATATGCAGAACGATACAAACGACGTGGTATTCAAGTTATAGAAGACATATATGCAGCAGGGTTAGCACCGTGCTACATCGATCTGCTCAATTCAATGGAAGTACGAGCTAATATAGTAGTCCCGATTCTCTTTAAGCAACAATTGTGGGGATTGCTAACGGCTCAACAAAGCTACAGACCCCGTCAATGGCAACAAACAGAAATAGACTTGCTCAAACAAGCCACAACACACTTAGAAATTGCCATACAACAGGCCCAATTGCAACAGCAAGTGGAGAACTTACAAGTTCAGCTTGAAGTGCAAAAGCAAGAATCAGAAAAACTAGAACGTTTAAAACAAGAGTTTCTCAGAACACTTTCTCACGAACTCAAAACGCCAATCACCAGTATTCATTTGGCAATCCAAACAATAGAAAGTGTTCTCAAGCAAGAAGGGCTGCTTGAGGTAGAAATGATTCCCCAGCTATTACAGATCCTTCAGAAAGAGTGTCGGCGAGAAAGTAAGTTAATTGACGATTTATTATCACTGACATATTTAGAAGCAGAAATCGAACCTTTGACTTTAATTTTGATCGATTTACAAACCTGGCTTCCGGCGATCGTTGAGCCGTTCCAAGAACTTGTATGTTGTCAGCAACAGCAGTTAAATCTAAATATAGCTAACGATATTCCTATATTAGAAACAGAAATCGCGGACTTGGAACGTATTCTTACAGAACTCTTAAAGAACGCTTGTAAATTTACCCCCGCAGGTGGAACCATTACAGTATCTGCTTTCAAGACAGCAGATACAGTGGTGCTTAGCGTAAGTAATTCCGGAGCAGAAATTACAGCCCTCGAGCAACTGAAAATTTTTGACCCCTTTTATCGCATTCCCAATGACGATCCGTGGAAATACAGCGGAACCGGATTGGGGCTAGCTTTAGTGCAAAAACTAGCGAAACACATGGGAGCATTCATTGATGTAGAAAGTACATCACATCAAACGACTTTCACACTGAGATTTCCATACTAA
- a CDS encoding AAA family ATPase, whose product MPNLESVTIHQFRGLRDLNLDNLGRINLLVGINNSGKTSVLEALAIYCHPLDIRVWISTARQREQESRIQRTSPLDALQWLFTRNSASDGEGKESTIHTELLQNSFRWLVKWCKEMDIQLFATTHSLEAVDALLQVTEVESEQNLVLYRLEPKESKTKVIRHDWNRLRRLREDLGQEVRW is encoded by the coding sequence ATGCCAAATTTAGAAAGTGTTACAATTCATCAATTTAGAGGGTTGCGAGATCTGAATTTAGATAATCTCGGACGGATTAACCTGCTTGTTGGTATTAACAATTCAGGGAAAACTAGTGTTCTTGAAGCACTAGCTATTTATTGCCATCCATTAGATATTAGAGTTTGGATTAGCACTGCACGTCAGCGAGAACAGGAAAGTAGAATACAGCGTACTTCGCCTCTTGATGCACTTCAATGGTTATTTACACGTAATTCTGCTTCCGATGGTGAGGGAAAAGAATCTACAATTCATACTGAACTTCTTCAAAACTCTTTTAGATGGCTAGTTAAGTGGTGTAAAGAAATGGATATACAACTATTTGCAACTACCCATAGTCTTGAGGCTGTAGATGCTTTATTACAAGTAACCGAAGTTGAATCTGAACAGAATTTAGTACTTTATCGTCTAGAGCCAAAAGAATCGAAGACAAAAGTAATTAGACATGATTGGAATAGATTAAGACGTTTACGAGAAGATTTGGGTCAGGAGGTCCGTTGGTGA
- a CDS encoding DUF3226 domain-containing protein, which yields MNRQCALIGVEGNHDQAFLSTILCKLLGFSEFKGTIADLEPLWRKFVPVYPTKSGKLYTRLPMPSILYNDTLSVAIYVGEGSNLIENLTTKLTDISDYSSSLLAFGIVIDADKKLPAEIAQKYHDSFKEYFADFPNTVSNNGSVIESVPRLGIYILPNNRTQGVLDTLICICGEVAYPEYMKRATFYVNQFSSEEISLLKWKPFDKEKAIVATVTSVLKPGKTNTTSIKDDKWISAQTEQQLPELQNLTDFLRKLLNLEITPK from the coding sequence GTGAATCGCCAGTGTGCTTTGATAGGAGTTGAAGGGAATCACGATCAAGCTTTTTTATCTACGATATTGTGTAAGTTACTTGGTTTCTCTGAGTTTAAAGGTACCATAGCAGACTTAGAACCACTTTGGCGTAAATTCGTCCCCGTATATCCTACAAAAAGTGGAAAGCTATATACAAGACTTCCTATGCCATCAATTTTGTACAATGACACTTTATCAGTCGCTATATATGTAGGAGAAGGGAGTAATTTAATTGAAAATCTAACTACTAAATTAACTGATATTTCTGATTATTCTAGTTCTCTATTGGCTTTTGGTATCGTAATTGATGCTGATAAGAAGTTACCTGCTGAAATAGCACAGAAGTATCATGATAGTTTTAAAGAATATTTTGCTGATTTTCCTAACACAGTTAGCAATAACGGTTCTGTGATAGAAAGTGTGCCTAGATTGGGAATATATATATTGCCAAATAATAGAACTCAGGGTGTGCTTGATACTTTAATATGTATTTGTGGAGAAGTAGCTTATCCAGAATACATGAAAAGGGCAACATTTTATGTAAATCAATTTTCTTCAGAAGAAATAAGTCTGTTGAAATGGAAACCTTTTGATAAAGAAAAGGCTATAGTTGCCACAGTTACAAGTGTTCTCAAGCCTGGTAAAACGAATACAACAAGTATTAAAGATGACAAATGGATTAGTGCTCAAACTGAACAACAACTTCCAGAACTTCAGAATTTAACTGACTTTTTGAGGAAACTACTAAATTTAGAAATTACTCCTAAGTAG
- the hypE gene encoding hydrogenase expression/formation protein HypE: MNFSPANSGQHSFSPKVQLFRRPVTVTDTHITLAHGSGGTAMHDLIDDIFVKSFDNPILSELEDQASFNLANLLQQGDRLAFTTDSYVVDPLFFPGGDIGKLAVNGTVNDLAMSGAKPLYLSCGVILEEGLAVETLRRVADSMQVAAKEAGIKIVTGDTKVVHRGAADKLFINTAGIGVIPVGVSISARNLQPGDVVIVNGELGNHGTAILIARGELALDTHIESDCQPLNGLVDTILSVCPDVRAMRDVTRGGLATVLNEFAVSSQVGIRLHEQALPVREEVKGVCEILGLDPLYLANEGKLVVVVRREKADIVLSAMQSHPAGKDACIVGEVASSPSGVVLLKTVFGTERIVDMLVGEQLPRIC; this comes from the coding sequence ATGAATTTTTCCCCGGCAAATTCAGGACAGCATTCCTTCAGTCCAAAAGTCCAATTGTTTCGCCGCCCGGTTACAGTAACAGATACCCACATTACCCTCGCACATGGTAGTGGTGGTACTGCTATGCACGATTTGATTGACGATATCTTTGTGAAAAGTTTTGATAATCCTATTCTTTCTGAATTAGAAGATCAAGCGAGTTTTAATTTAGCCAATTTATTACAACAGGGAGATAGACTGGCTTTCACGACAGATTCTTATGTTGTCGATCCTTTGTTTTTTCCCGGTGGCGATATTGGCAAATTGGCTGTTAATGGGACAGTCAACGATTTAGCCATGAGTGGTGCTAAACCCTTGTATCTCAGTTGCGGTGTGATTTTAGAAGAAGGGCTGGCTGTAGAAACTTTACGGCGTGTTGCTGATAGTATGCAAGTTGCTGCTAAAGAAGCTGGTATAAAAATTGTGACAGGTGATACAAAAGTTGTGCATCGTGGTGCTGCAGATAAACTGTTTATTAATACTGCTGGTATTGGTGTGATTCCAGTAGGAGTTAGCATCTCTGCTCGCAATCTTCAACCAGGAGATGTGGTAATTGTCAATGGTGAATTGGGAAATCATGGCACAGCTATTTTAATTGCTCGTGGAGAATTAGCTTTAGACACTCACATTGAAAGTGACTGTCAGCCTTTAAACGGTTTAGTTGATACTATCTTGAGTGTCTGTCCTGATGTTCGCGCCATGCGAGATGTCACGCGAGGTGGTTTAGCCACGGTATTAAATGAGTTTGCTGTCAGTTCGCAAGTAGGTATTCGTCTTCACGAGCAAGCTTTACCAGTGCGTGAAGAAGTTAAGGGTGTTTGTGAAATCTTGGGTTTAGACCCGTTGTATCTGGCAAATGAAGGTAAATTAGTGGTAGTTGTAAGACGAGAGAAAGCAGATATAGTGTTATCTGCTATGCAGTCTCACCCAGCAGGTAAAGATGCTTGTATCGTTGGCGAAGTGGCTTCTTCTCCTTCGGGCGTCGTCTTGTTAAAAACTGTTTTTGGTACTGAACGCATTGTTGATATGTTGGTTGGCGAGCAATTGCCAAGGATTTGTTGA